The sequence TCCTTCAACCCTGCTTCCGAAGATTTCTGCGCCGAGCAATTTGAGGTGATGCAAAACCAGCTGGAAGACGCAGGATACGTCCAGTATGAAATTTCCAATTTTGGCAAACCCGATGCTTTTGCAGTGCACAACAGCAATTATTGGAAAGGTATTCCCTACTTGGGCATTGGGCCAAGCGCCCATTCCTTTGATGGCCGCTCCAGGCAGCACAACATCGCCAATAATCCGAAATACATCAAAGCCCTGGATAATGAAACCGTCCCGTTCGAGAAAGACGTCCTGAGTCAAGAGGATATTTTAAACGAATACCTGCTTACAGCATTGCGAACCATTTGGGGAGTGGACCTTCAGAAAGTAAAAGAAACGTTTGGTGTAGACCTCATGCATATCCACGCTCCCCTGATCCAGCAACTGAGCCAAGAAAAGCTGATCGAGACCAACACTCGCCACCTGCGCCTCACCAAACAAGGAAAACTTTTGGCAGACTATATTGCCGGCAAGCTGTTTGTGTAATGTTTACTTCTTAACTTTGGCTATCATGAAAAAATATCAAGACTTCAACCCGCGCAAAAAAGAGATCACCCCACTTAAGGAGGCCTTTGAAGAATTGCTCCAAGCATACAAACTCAAAGATCGTTTCAATGAGCGGAAGATTGTCAGTGCTTGGGGAGAAATGATGGGAAATTCGATAGCCAGCCGGACCTCCAGTATTTATGCCAAGGATAAAAAGCTATTTGTAAAGCTTAGTTCAGGCCCCATAAAAAAAGAACTGATGATGAACAAATCCCGGATCATCCATATCATCGAGGAAAAATTTGGGAAAGGCGCCATCGAGGACATTACCTTTTTATAGTAGAAACACTTGCAAAACCTTTATCATTTGATCAAGGATTTTCATGAACAATCGTATTGCACTCGCCATCAAATCAATACTTAAACCAACAATTATTTCGAACACATCCTTTTTTACACACTAATTTTTCGCATAAACACATTATTGCTCTAACGCAAACTGCCTATTGTCATTTTATTAAAATTTATAGCAAATCCCAATACTCAATTACATATCAACAGCTCAAATAGGTCGAAAATTTAAAATAATGTAAATTTCAATCGTTTTAATTATGTAATTTTTAAAATATAAACCTATTTATTACCTTTGACGCACCATTTAGCCAAAAGGGCTTTTATACTGTAGGATGTTGAAATTGGCAGACAAGCCCTCCTGTCTCGGGGGTGGAGATTATGGGATAAAGCACACATAGAGCTCTTGTGTTGCCTAACTTCTCCGTGGAGGTTCGAGTCCTTCTCCTACAGCACAGTGTTAAATTATTTTACAGAGGATGTTTTTATGGCAAAGGAGAATGGGCAACCATTAAGCATAAAAACGTTCTCTTTTTTTTGTCTAATCCGACAAGGCATAACGGCTCAAAGAGAATCAAGCGGAAAAGCTGGGGACTACCGGTTTTACTTAATGGCAAAACCACGGATAAATAAAAAATGGTTGTTCCGATAATCATCTAGTCCGCATTTGAAATACGGACTTTAGTGAAGAGATTGTCTCATAAGTCCTCGTCATTGCGATTCCGATGGATATCGGAAGAAGCAATCTCGTCATACGTGCAATGAAAGCACATCGAGATCACTTCACTCCGCTCGTGATGACTTATTTATTTATGAGACAACCTCTTGTATAAGCACTCCATTATTATTGCTTGATCACATTTTTACTCCATAGTGTAAGCTGGGGAGAGGTAAAATACAAGATATAAGGTGTTTTGTAGCTATCGTTATAGCTTATATGCTCGAAAGCTGGCCCCAAAAGGGCGACACATCCATAGCCATGGGTGAAGCCCATTATAAATCAGCCCATTCAAACTGGTCGGTTTTAGCCGCATTTCCTTTCCTATCCCCCACAATTTCCCGCTAAACCCCATTCGCCCCGATAGAGGAAAACCATCGTTTTAACGGGGTGAAATTTTCTTTCATAAGAACATGTTATAATTCATCTCCCCGAAATATCGCTATACTATAGATAGATCGCCTAAGCCTCGCGACAGGTTTAAGGCATGAATTTTGACAGGCTTCCATAAAAGGTAGAACTATTGTAGAGAAAATCTCTTTTGATTATCTTGGAAAAGGAAACACCTAAGTTTTTCAGACGCTATTTTTGAGAGCTTGTAAACTTTGTCATGTTCGACTTTATTTTATTTAGAATAAAGTTTATTTTACTTTACATGGTTAATTTATGGTAAAAAAGGACCAAAATAAAAAAAGGCTGAGACGATCCCAGAGGCGGTTGATCCGGTTTTTTGCCATCGTTATTTTCTCTTTGGTGTTTCTTCAGGTGGGCCTTTATTTTGGGTCTGATCTCTTGTTAAGGAGTTATGTCCAAACCAAAGTGGACGAAGCTTCCGGAGGAAAATATGAAGTCAGCTTTGACCGCTTCCATTTATCGATTTTCCAGCGTGGTTTTTACTTTGAAGGATTCAGCCTGATTCCCAATAAAGCCATGCTTGACTCCTTACCAGATGACAAGCCGGTCTATAAAATCCAGGTTCCCCAAATTGCCGTAAAGGGGATTGGTTATCATTTTTCGGATAAAACCCTAAGGGTAGGCAGTCTACGGTTTGTCGAACCTATGATTCAGACCAAGCAGCATTTGGACAGCCTCAGTTCAAACTCCAAACTGGAACAGCTACAGCTGGAAATCAAAAAATCCCTGGAACAGCTTCCTCTGGAAGAAATCATCATTCAAGACTTATACATCGACCAAGCGGATCTATTGGTAGAAAATTTTGTGAGCCGGAAATCAGTTAAGGCTGAAAATACCAATTTTCACTTAAGAGGTGTTCGGCTCTTGAACCCCAGACCCGAACCCACCCCCTTCAATGCCAAAGGGTTTGGGCTTACCTTAGAGAATTTCGAGATGCTCCTGGCGGACAGTGTCCATACACTGCGGGCGGCACAAATAGAAATCTCCTCTCTTGATGATCATATTATTGCCAAGGAAGTCATGCTGACCCCCAACCTACAGGAGCCAAGAGAGGTATTTTACAGCATGAAACTCGATAATCTTATGCTAACCGACGCAGACATCAATCAGGTGTTCTACACGACAGATGTCAATGTCGGAAACCTCAAGCTTAGCCATCCAGAGTTTTTGGTGTATTCAGAACTCTCGCCAGATGTGCAGGATAAATCATTATTGGATTACAGTCTATATCCCCTCATAAAAGACATTCTTTCTTCCATAAACATTCATCATCTCCAGATTGAAGAAGGCCGATTTCTCCAAAGAGGTGTCCAGGACGAATACAAAAACCGGATCGAAACCGATAAGATCAATTTCGAAATGGAGGAGGTTTATATTGGCCCCGACACAGAGCGCTCCAAAAACCAATTCTTTTATGCTGAAGAAGCAGCCCTTTCCCTATCCAATGTAAAGGTGGTCCTGGCAGACGGCGTACACTGGATCACCGGTAAGGAAGTGTACCTCTCTTCAAAAGAAGATGAGGTCAGGGTAAAAGGAGCCAGGATAGCGCCTTTTCGAGAGGTCTCTTCCCAGGTTCCGCTCTTTGAAGTTGACATCCCGGAATTCAACCTTGAAAACGCCAACCTCAAAAAAGTTTACAACCACAACATCCTTGATGTCAAGGACATGGTTTTCCGCTATCCGACGGTAAAATTCAGCAATCTTCAGAAAAAAGATGGTAGCATGAAAGGCCAAACCATCCAAGAGCTTACCAAGAACTTTCTTCGTGCCATTTATATTGACCGGTTAGAACTGGTGGAAGGAAACATGATCATAAACAACACCTTAAAAGTAAACAAGGACAGTATTTCATTCAAAAAGGCCAGTATGGTGTTGGAGAATTTTGCAGTGGACGAAGGCATAGAGCAGGATTCGTCCAGGATGTTTTTGGCTGAGGACCTTCAGTTGGAGTTGGATAACTATGCCATGAAACTTACCGATGATCTGCACTTATTTAAAGCAGACAAGATTTTTGTGGATACCAAAGAAAAACTGCTAAAAATAGAGGGCTTCAGTTTTGAGCCGCTCCAACCTGACAAGGTCATGGAAAACTTACGTCGGCTAAACAA comes from Echinicola vietnamensis DSM 17526 and encodes:
- a CDS encoding DUF721 domain-containing protein; amino-acid sequence: MKKYQDFNPRKKEITPLKEAFEELLQAYKLKDRFNERKIVSAWGEMMGNSIASRTSSIYAKDKKLFVKLSSGPIKKELMMNKSRIIHIIEEKFGKGAIEDITFL